One Engraulis encrasicolus isolate BLACKSEA-1 chromosome 4, IST_EnEncr_1.0, whole genome shotgun sequence genomic window, tgccaccagtgcaggaaaaaataggaaacagacagtagacaataatatagataccttatttaactttcatacagtcagttaatgcacttcatagggctatggaccgcaattaacactaattgcacggagatttctccgacataaggcgacagcaatacagttaattcgctttGTGAAGTCTGGagttaaatctggagtaacatggcagccgcagatatcggaaacgcgaccgactgtcaaggtctagtttgcgtcaatgacgttgcctcgcatctcgcgGCCATAAGCAAAAGACTAGGAGGAATGCGCAAATTCTTTGGGTGAAGATCACAGATCATTACCATCAATACAGATgaatggccatccgggtactttgctcataaatgtgcgttacgcccctttatgggtgaaaacagaccaaatgtctcatcaacttacatccTACATCgacttgtctaaatgaacacagttcatgattgagccacggctgtttggctttatttgaacagccggcaacaccaCACGTTTTCGACATGTTGCGTGTGAACAgcactagtctacaggtccgtatctttcgtttattaaaccccaatatcaccaattgacttgcatgggttgttttcccccacaaatggacgtaacgcacatggaaaacgtcacgccgagTATTGGCTTGCATTGGCTTTCCACCCCATGTTTTCCCCAataaaagggcgtaacgcacatgaaacacgtcacgccgttcatgagtatgcggTAATGATCCCTCCCTCTCAGTGCTCGGAAATGGTGTACATATGGTACCTCCCCCTCTCCACAGCTTTCACAGACAGCACCACTTGTTCCCCTTGATGGATTTTTACATGGATGTTGTATTTCAGGCACGCCTCGCACTGCTCCCCTCCAAGCTTTGCGAAGCCAATTTTCATCTCATTGATTGCCTTCCGGTACGTCTCATAAGAGCATATGGGATTCTTCGGAAGTCCTCGTACATCATCTTGACGGAAACGTCACTGGGGAGGTAGCCTCTGTTGGGGGCATGTGCCCTTAGGTTGTGGCTAATTGTGGGGTGAAAGGATTCAATGTGCTCATGCTCATTACTGTTTTTTTAGGGTGCTTTTCCCTTCTATCCGCCGGTGGTGCAAGAGTGGGTTTGCCACTGTACATGGTCACTATGAGGTGGACATTTTTTTGGCCCAATGTGGATAAAAACATTGTCTTGCAGACCTGGTGTCTTTCACCCACGTCAACCTGAAGATGGTACTTAAGAAAGCATGTTCTACTCCTTCCTTTTCCTGTTGTTTCTGCTGTATTCTTTATTGGTGTAATCATATGGAAAGCATAACTCATATGAAAGGTAGGAGTACtcctgaaaaatatttttttgctgcCCTGAAGATATTTTGTTGGTGCATTTTTGTCTGCAGTTGGGAGTTGCAAGGTTCTCTAAGCCCCTCATTAATTCCAGGTAGCTCCTAACCATGGCTGACATATAGGCTTACATTCGCTCCATCATTTTCGTCAGTGTTCTCTTCACTGTCTGGTATAAAAGTCAGCTCACACAACCCATCTTCCTCATATGAACCCCCTACATTTCCCTCACTCATCATGCACTTCCTCAACACTGCTCTCATCTCCCTCCATCGATGAAAACAATCTTGCTAGCGtttcctgtcttttcttttcttccgcaTCACTGAAAGTGGTTGCTCCCTCATCACTGACCGGGCAAATACACCAGCCACGATATGAACGAGGCGAGCGACAGAGAGCCGCTACACTCGCAGTGAGTCGACTATGACGTAGAAATCTAATCTTTCCAGCTGTTTTCATTTAAAGGTACTGCACTCTATTCTGCATGGCCCGTGTAGGTTGATGTAACTTAAACCACCAAACGTGATCAgtaaagaaataatctcacaaAATCTACATGCACTGATGTTGAACGCGATGGACGATGGGGCATTGAAGTACTGAAGTGTAATGTGAAGACAATAGCAGATCGTCTTGATTGAGCGATTCAGCGTATACCTAGGTTAATCAGAAGTCTTTTATATTTAATTGCGGCTTTGACGGGACACTGCAGACAACCATCATGCATGGGACTTGACCAGTATTGATGCTGCTTTGAAATCGTATTGGTCAGAGGTGAACTGGAGAGCAAATTAAAAACATTCCTTCTTCAAAATAAGTGAAAATATGTTCTATAAATACCGTAGCTTATCAGGTTTTGTCATCCTGTGAAGATGGATGATCTGGATATTGTTGTTTGCTGTGCTGCTTGGGGACGGACACCGTCCTAGCCATGTACGGCATGGTGTACGGCGAGTTCCACCACCTCGTCCAAGAGCTCCGTATCTGGATGGCAAGAGATTCCAGCGCTATTTCAGACTGGACCGGGACCAGTTTGATGTCTTGCTGGCGAAGATTGGCCCGGTGATCATCATGCAGTGGACGAATTACTGGCAGCCCACACAACCTGCTGAGCATCTGGCCATCTGCCTGCACTTCTTGGCTACCGGCGACCTTACCGCACCATAGCGGATCGTGGTGTGCAAGGCCATTTGGGAGGAGCTGGTGGCTGAGTACATGCCTGAGCCAACCGCCGATGATTGGAGGGGCATCGCTGATGGCTTCCAGCGTCGGTGGAACTTCCCAAATTGTGTGGGGTCAATTGATGGGAAGCATGTAGTGATCAAGGCACCGAACAAGTCTGAGTCGCAATACCACAATTACAAAGGGTCATACTCCATCATCCTCCTTGCTGTTGCAGACACAGATTACTGGTTCCATGTGGTGGACGTGGGGAGTTATGGCAGGAGGAGTGACGGTGGTGTGCTATCCAACTCCATCTTTGGCCAGAGGTTGCGCAATGGGGGTCTGGGACTGCCAGAGGATGCTGTGCTGCCAGGAGCGGAGAGGAGTCAGCCATTCGTCTTCGTGGGGGACGAGGCATTTCCACTTTGGCGCAAACCTCATGCAACCTTTCCCAAGTAGGCAAGTTGggcggttacataccgccattcagacataccgccattgactttttattgcaggaaccatttttccagcttgcaggaactatTTTCAGACCCTAactgtaagggcatttggaccgtgacacaattagacactaaattatacactaatcctgtaattgcacTGTCACTCTATCCACTTCAATTAAGTTAGAACTTTGTTCAAAGCGCCTataagtacttgcaacaatgttcaaatgactcggAATGACAATCTAATACTGTCGGAATGACAGCATTTCGGAATATATAATTaataatttagtgtctaattttgttacggtccaaatgcccttacaggaggatctgaaaacagttcctgcaagctggaaaaatggttcctgcaataaaaagtaaatgtcagaatggcggtatgtaaccgtaaatttgtgccctgaccaaaactatccctaaacctaacctgtcagaggtgcaacaacaacctgcgctttgccatgcggcagcagtctacatGGAAGCAGTGGGAaacagaacccttttttgaaacaAGGGTCTGTTTccgagttgtacatttgtgccctgaccaaaactatccctaaaccagTCCTGTCCTAAAAAGTCCTAAGTTTCCTGGTTGCGGGGAACACAGGACCCAGTGAATATAGGGATGACCCATTCTTCCTCACCTTCACGAGGGTTAGCGGCATGAGGTTTGGGGAGACATAACCCTTTGATTCTGTTGGAAggaatgaacacagacacacaattaaattaatataatatataacaatgataataataataattaatatgaTATAGcctaattatattattattaattattatcaaTTATGATATTAGTCAGCTAATAATTATATATTCATTCTATATAATCATTACAATCTATACAATATGAAAGAAATATTGTAGGGCGATTAATTGCCTGCCTAGAATATACAAAGTACAATACAATTTCTATAgacacacgcataagcacacacgTTACAAATACATTTTTACATAAACTGCTCACCCATCCATCCTTCTCCccatcttcttctccctcttctccctacGTTCATCACATACAAAACAGTCTCCCAACGTGCACAAATATTGTGCACATCCAGAACAGCCCACATACCTCACCCAATACTCGTTGCTGCGACTGACGTCCCTGGCGAccaaaaacctcatctagcgactttttggtgcatctggcgactttttaaagcatgcattttcagtgacaaattcattgtttttcaatACAATTGGGACTCTGCGCCGCCATCGGAACCGTTTCCCActattaagcagggctgcagattagctctgatctccaaaaagtagctagcgccacccatttctactgtggacgaaggcatgtgggcacgttttctgtagatcagcgtgaCGCTATGACGTCATCTAGTGACTTCAAGCGACTTTTCAGTGAGCCAATATGTGATGCCGTGGCTGGCCACCACGTCATCAAGGCGCCTCGAATGGCGTTTGCCTTGAACTTGTGAGGCGCCATTTCCTCATTCAAACTACCCACACGGATTACTCTCATCAAACCGGACTTTCAAAGAACTTTCTGCCGTAAGCATTCACCATTTCACTACCGTTTCTGTTCCGTTTACTGTTAACATGGGTGCACACATTGTTGCCAGTTACCGAACGCTCCACTTGCATACATTTCATTTACGAACACCCAAACACGCAAACATTCCATCCAAACATTCTACATGCTGATAAACACCACACGCATACACCAACATGACAAACTTCACCCCTGTTTTCATTTCTGTTCAGCATTTCACTTCAGTTTAACTGTCATGTTGTTATGGTACCGTTTTGAGCTAGTTAGCATGTCTTACCTGAGTTGCAGCATCTCTCCAGCTAAAAGAGTCTCCACTCGCTCTGACAAACAGATAAACACTGATGCTGGGCTGTAGGCGCGTTCGCGCTGCGTTCACGCTGCGCGTGCAACGCATTGGTTTGCTCCATTTTCTGTTATTATTGATTTCAGCATTGTTTATGATTTCCTTTGCTTTCAGtgtgtttattttgaatccctgtgTTAGGATATTTGCTTTGTTTCGCATTACTTTGCTctatttggtttattttggttacTATTGTGTTTAACCCCCATCTTAGTGGTAAAGGTGGTATGCTCCACCGATGGGCACGAGCTTTCACTCTCTTTAAGAACCTAAGGGTTTTCAGTCCAGGAGAGGCCAGCAAGGAGCACACACCTGTTATGGTAGGCTCTGCTACACTCAGTGTCTGAGTATTGGTTTGTGGCTGTTATTGCACATTACCTTGGCCTGTTACTATTTTCTGCTGCTTATAGCaagtattattttgattttgatttattgatttatttctgGATTTAGAGTCCTTAGCATTtatgtttatttcttttcttcaTCTTTTTGACCCACGTGTcaatttatttttgcattttatccTCACTGTAAATAATAGTGCACATTGGTGCTGAAAGTGGTTtgggaaaaataaacaaaaaaatcaacgTTGAACCCAGTTCCTGCCTACGCCTCTGCCTCTCACTTGACCGCCAACACGGTACCTCGTAACACAATAgcaactttggctgattttcttttggcaacactggtcaagCCTGACAAAGTACTTTGAGTGGTCACACTTAATCCTACATACTCTcctatccttctccatgactaaagccgggcatacactgtgcgatattttcactcgtgggtcttaagcttctgctcacactgcacgatggaatttcactgtttaaaagttcacagctatGGAAAGCCAAGAGTGACAGATTTCGCATCAAATTAGCATGTTAAGATTGAAATTCGCCCGTTAAAGCGCCCGTTTTCCTGAAAATTTGCCGCTATTTTCGCCGTCTTTCACCAACAACGGCCGCTTTGTACGTGCGCCATGATGCGTCGTTCCGACGCACGTCGCCGACACCCGTAGTTTCATGTCAAAGCGCGCGTTCCTGACGGGCGTTGAAGACGTGCGTTTTCTtaatatgataataatgtccatccttcttttccgagagccaatgcatttgaattgGTTGCGGCCAATCGCTGATCAAGACAGCCAGACCAAGACAGTTCATCACAGATCTGCTTAGAGGATAACCACAGATATCTGTGTGGTAATGTTCCCAAAGTTCACTCACTGCATTGTTTGACAAAGCCTTTTAGGAATACAACCCATACGTCCACTTTGCCCTTATTTTGAGACCATTTCCATACATTATTGAATGTAAAATTGTTTTTCATCGACATGCATTGCTAACTTGTGTTTTGTGCTTACAGGTCTTGTTTGTAATTGTGCCACCACATGTTACCAGGTGGTGGTGCAGAGGTCAGAGCTATGAGTTCCTGCACTCAAGTGAGATTTCTTGTATCCGTGCAGGTTCGAATCCATCAGTGGACATTTCAGTATCCCTTATCTTCTTGTTTCTAACCAagcccctttcttttcttttagaaTATAACtcataaatgtagcctacttcactgACATTTCGCATCGCATGCATTCTTTCACATAAAAACGTCCCAAATGGAAGGAAGACATTGCAACATTATCACAAAATGTTTATGAATGACACAGAAATGCGCAATAGGCCAGAGACCTGGTGTTCTCCCTGTGCTGGGAATGGGGGACTGGGGCTACACCTTCCCAAATCCCAGTGATCCCCTGATTGCCTCATGCATCATCTCTGCAAACTGCTCCTCGTCCTCCATTCCCCTcgggagggtgagggtgaggctgCACGTTGATGCAAATGGTCTGCGCCTCTCTCCTTGCTCCCGATCAAAGAACTCTATTTTACAGGGAACCAGGAAGCCCAGGGGAGTCTGCCCCTGTGATGAACACCATGTATTGAATTAGATTCACAGTCAACTCTTCTGGGCGATAACATTTGTAAGCTGCACAAATTGAGTAAGATTTACAGTACGATTGTCTGCACTTCAAAAATCCATGAGGCACATTTTCAAAAATTGATGCACAAAAAAAAGACTTGCAGGTCTGTAGAATAATGTGGACTGCCAACAGATGGGTTGGCTATACTATACTCTATATACTACActctatatactatatactatactccTGTTGACAGACTAATTATTGCTCCTACAACACCTGGCAATCACAATAGCTTATTTTCGTATTTATACTGCAAAAAACCTCAAAAACAATTTTACATTACACACCTTGAATGGCCACCAGCCAGTTGTGGAACAGGTAGAGCGTCTTCTCTTCCTCATACCTAATGTGGCCAGTGTCACTCCTCACTCCTTTAGTTTCTGGCCTTTCGATATGAAGAGCGGCTCAAACTGGCGCCAATACAGAGATACCAGGTCCCAGAGACGGCCACAGGAGTTCATCCCTTCCCTGAACTGCCCGATCATGCTCGCCACACTTGGaagaaaatagagagaaatagggaaGATATTTTGGAGTTATGTGTTCACATACCAGACATTTTATTCGTAATTTAGTGTTATAAATACGTTATTTAAAATGTTGTTTCTAACAATGAATACTGTCCCACCCTCAATTTCCCAGGAAAAATGTATAGCCATGAAAGACTAATGAAAGCAACACCAATGTCAACAccatttcctgttttctgcatTTGGCATGCATGTCTGCCTGAACTGAGTGGTTTCTTGAGCATTTTGCATTCTTCATTGTTGCAGAAAATATTGTAGACCAAACAAaatcactgtagcctactgtcaccaacatgGTGTGGCATTCCCTGACTGTACATGCAAAATTGTCAACGTTCATGAGTTTAGGGGAAAAAATACGCTTTTCAATGTGGGGACagactttgacttttaaaatcccttaaaggatagttccggcgtaaaatgaaagtttcaatatcgatttcccatgcctcataatgtatctaatgatgagccattccggacaatgccgcgccgttatggagttagcttattttaagctttttggcgaataacgcagccaatgcatcacggcagggccaatttgtaaatattattttctgatgtttccccgctataaacaaccccaaaaacgctacacacttcatcacaaaggtcttgtcaatcaaaccgaggcacagagaagatcatcggaccacacagtctttcactggccagtgttttcagaggtgtctcactgttgcaactctctagtctgacccggatgcaggctactcaatcaggtggctaggtaggctaaacatggtccgcggttcttacaccggctgcggccgTGAAATGAAAAGCTgaaaccccgaccgttttcaccgactaccactgtccaaaccagccatattacgggaatggctaatagcatcagaagtggacgaaactgacataaaaacctgGAGGGATGACaaggattttgggagctcaaagttgacaggtatggtgctcaccttctccatcttggtCTGGTATGGCAGCTCCACCAGTCAAGAAAAGCAACATCTGGAGAGGGTGGCACAATCTTCCCACCTTCATATTCTTCATATAATCTTCCAGCCTCATATTACAACACCAGACTGGCcaggaaagccaaaaacatcCTCTCTGACCCTACCTCTTCACACTCCCACCATCAAGGAAAAGGTACCACAGTATCCCAAGCAACTCCACACGCTTTAGGGACAGTACCTGTGCTCACAAGCCATCCGCCACTTAaatatgcactagcactttacaatTACTTTACAGTTACTCGagtacctggccttcctacctctctggggtttttttttgcacaatgtCACTAATCGCAATGTCACAATCCATGCACTTTCAATATTCcaatgcacttttcaatgttggtttttttttttttttgaaagtcattccctgtttatttatctatctctcttcACCCCCCACGGCCTGCAAACAATTCTGGCATCCACACTCAGCCCACCAACATACACCTGTGCCCACTTTCTAAATAACACTTAATCACCTGTAATTTGCTGCTGTTCAAGTGCAGCCACCCAATAAATCATCCCCGCTGTTTTGTTGCACGTGTTAGTATTACCCATGTATAATCATGTGACAACAACACATCTATACATCTGTGAATGCAGGCTTGAACCTACCACTAAAGTGGAATATCAGCACTACAATAACTACTTCTTACCGGTGGAAGATAAAGTGTGAGATAATCCTCTGCGACACCATGGGCAGGTCGGACATTTTGGCAGTGTAGATCGCAGGCACCCCACACTCCGCAATCCAGTCCCCGCAATCAGCCTTGAGGGCTTGGAGCTCGTCCTCTGTGCAGCAGCTTTTAATCTGTAAAAAGTCAGAATGGGTGGTCGGGGTGGGAGTGGGGCATGGATTAAGACAGACCTGGGCATtgtacggcccgcgggccacatccggcccgTTGCGCATCCCTATCCGGCCCGCGAGGCCAATTATAAATTACAAAATAAATGGGGGAAACCCCCATATTTCAAGTGCAATATGATGGtgcgacttttattttgaaatcgtAGCGCTCGTGGTTACGTCACGTTCTAGCATGCTGGAAGTTTTTGGGTTAACCTCAACTACAACAAGTTGAGGGCGCCATTTACCAGCAACTCGTCATGTCAGCCAAAAAAAGGAAAGTTGACATTGAAGGTCGCCTTTTCAACAAAACGTGGACCGATAAATATTTTTTTACTGAGATACAAGGAAAGGCGGTGTGCTTAGTTTGCGGGACTCACGTTGCTGTGCTTAAAGATTACAATATCAATCGTCACTTCGTGACCAAGCATGAGGAGAAATTCAAAAATCTGACGGATGAAGAGCGGGCACGAGAAGCTGGTGTGTTGCTAGCCAAACTGCAAACACAGCAAGGACTTTTCACAAAATGCCATGCTAACCGAGACGCTACCGTCAAGACAAGTTTTGTACTTTCTCACAAAATAGCAAGGAGAAGCAAGCCGTTTTCCGACGGAGAGTTTATCAAAGAATGTTTAGTGGACTCAGCCTCACTGATGTGCCCTGAGAAAAAGTGTTCTTTTGAACAAGTCTCGCTCTCCCGGCGCACCGTAACAAGGCGGGTGGAGGACATCGCAGAAAACTTGGAGCTGCAGTTGAAGGAAAAGGCTGCTGGATTCGATTGTTTTTCTTTGGCATTGGACGAGAGCTGCGATGTACGCGACACCGCCCAGCTACTCATCTTTTTACGAGGGATAACGAAAGACTTCCAAATCACTGAGGAGTTGGCAAGGACTTGATGACAGAGGTAAATACCTGCTTGGAAAAATTACAACTGAAATGGGACAAATTGGCTGGCGTAACAACAGATGGTTGTCCAAATCTGACGGGGAAAAATGTGGGACTTTTGAAAAGAATGCAGGATAAAGTAACCGAAATAAACCCGGAGCAGAAGTTGACATTTTTGCACTGCATAATTCACCAGGAGGTGTTGTGCAAGACTGTGCTGAAAATGAACCATGTCGTTGACGTAGTTACGAAAGTGGTTAACTTCATCAGAGCCAGAGCGTTAAACCACAGGCAATTTGTGGCACTTctggaggagagcgagagcgggCATGGTGATGTGGGCTACCACTGCACGGTCAGGTGGCTCAGCCTTGGAAAAGTCCTGAAAAGTGTGTGGGACCTGAGAGACCAGATTCAGGATTTCTGCGCGCAGAAGGGACATGCCATTCCGGAGTTCTCAGATGAGGAGTGGGTGGCAGACCTCGGATTCGCTGTGGACGTGACTGCACTGATGAACGAGCTGAATGTCAAGCTTCAGTGCAAGGGTGTGTTCGTCCATGAAATGTACTGCGCAGTGAAAGCTTTCATGAGAAAATTACAGCTTCTCTCAAACCAGGTGAAGGAGAGGGTTTTGACTCACTTACCAACACTGAAAGCAGCGACAAAGGCGGCTGATCGCCTCCAGAAATACTCAAAGATGTTGAATGCACTGCATGGCGAGTTTTTGAGGCGATTTCAAGATTTCAAGAATCTGGAGAGTGAGATGCAACTGGTCTCGTCTCCCTTCAGCTGCAGTGTGGAAAATGCCCCAAGTGACGTCCAGATGGAGCTAATCGACCTGCAGTCTGATCCCCTCCTTGCAGAGCActtcaggtaggcctattattcaATGTTCAGATCATATTCaatcacttttgtgtgtgtgtgtgtgtctgtctgtctgtctgtaaaatgacaggcaccttcatttccttctgAATTAATGAAagcactctactcttctctactgtactgtaggtcagTCTCCCTGCTGGAGTTTTACTCCTCCCTCAAAGAAGAGAGCTTCCCACACATGAGGAGGCATGCACAGAGGATTCTAGTCCTGTTTGGATCCACATACGTTTGTGAACAGACATTCTCAGTGATGAAGTTCAACAAATCCAAACACAGATCCTCCATCACTGATGAGCACCTGTCTGCAGTACTTCGCATAGCAACCTCAGACATTCAGCCTGATTTCAATGCTCTTGTTAAGGCCCAGAACAGACTGGATTATTCTCACTGAAGACTTGATATGAAGAGAAATGAATGCACTGATTCaatgattgtttttgttttctttatataaTCTACTACACCACAATTCTACATAGCATATGGGTAAATATAATACTAATATTAAAGATGTATTGTGGATATAAAGAATATTAATGGCATTCAACCTGATTGCAATACATTTGTTCAGGCCCAGAGCAGACTAGATTATTCTCGCTGAAGACTTGaaataaaatataggcctactgattcaatgaaatgaaatgaatgcacTGATTCAAAGACTGTTTTTGCTTTCTTCTTTATAAATATAATATTAAAGATTTTTTGATTGAATGAATTATACAGCAGTTGGTATATTCCAGTTTGAAACGAAGTGTAATTAGTGTTGTCACATTTAGCTGACAACCCCCCCTAATTTCAAAACTTGTGtgggggctagcttgcaagatgTCATGCATTGCAGATTACATTGTGGTGAAGCCATTTTccagcagaggtggaagaagtactgaagttgtgtacttaagtaaaagtagaagtaccctgcgaaaaaattactcaagtgaaagtaaaagttgtttaccaaaaacgtacttaagtaaaagtcctaagtactaacttttaaatgtacttttcagtacaaaagtacaagtaggcctacacgcgcaatggctgtctttctccatgtctacctacttgatcaaataggaaaaattgtctgcaacggttttcggttccatttgaacatgactatggagtcctgttaatgtttttaaaagtatattttctgtctgggtgtcaatttggaagaggggcttggtcccgcctccctgcccgcagctgaggctactgaaatatccacgaaacacaacaggaaaacctaggataaatgtaactagtaacaaagtcttctcctagaaatgtaaggagtagaaagtacaagtaattgtcaaaaaatgtaattgagtaaaagtaaaagtctgcatttttatttttactcaagtaagtacaaattccagaaaaaactacttaagtacagtaacgaagtaaaaatacttagttacgttccacctctgtttTCCAGTCTTCATTATGAGGAGAAAATCAAGGAGCAGGGCAGAACATCTAAACTGGGTGATTAAGGTAGGGGAGAACAACCATCCCTCTTCAACAAGAGTAGTAAATCATTATTTGGTGCCCCCTAGTTGCAAATTGTGCACACAGCAGCGAACAAACAAACATGATCACatgtccttggtggaggtaataataaGTGTCAGTTTATCATTTACCAATCAATACAGGGGGATAATGATTGATTAAATTAAATGTGTGGCTGTGTCATCCAGCTTTATTCGACTCCCCACCACAGGTCAGTTCATGTGCTTATTTCAGAACACTTTGTTGTaagatttctcacaaagagctgcaTTCAAATGATCATTAAGAACAATGTGCCTATTAAAACAAACACATCAGCAATGgggtgtgtgtcaaaattgatatacatatatatatatatatatatatatatatgatcggTCAATGATATTACAACCTGAACTTAATGTGGCCCTCTGACACCTTTTTGGTTTCTCATGTGGCCCCTTgagaaaaataattgcccacccctgtgtTAAGGCATAAGGGGCATAAATAGTTAAGAAACTGAAAAGCAGAGTACTTTGATTTCTacaaaaaaggggttccacgcgcttctgtttttacatctggtgcatcaacgggagggaggcaggtaatcttgaatgaagagaagacaccggagcagctcagatgggatgctgatggattctgatgaagatggcttgccattgaaacgttagtccctaacatgttgtaaaaagaaaaagcatcccatctgagctgctccggtgtcttctcttcattcaagattactTTGATTTCTACATTGTCATATTGCATCAAAAATGCATACAATGCGTTC contains:
- the LOC134446717 gene encoding general transcription factor II-I repeat domain-containing protein 2A-like, whose product is MTEVNTCLEKLQLKWDKLAGVTTDGCPNLTGKNVGLLKRMQDKVTEINPEQKLTFLHCIIHQEVLCKTVLKMNHVVDVVTKVVNFIRARALNHRQFVALLEESESGHGDVGYHCTVRWLSLGKVLKSVWDLRDQIQDFCAQKGHAIPEFSDEEWVADLGFAVDVTALMNELNVKLQCKGVFVHEMYCAVKAFMRKLQLLSNQVKERVLTHLPTLKAATKAADRLQKYSKMLNALHGEFLRRFQDFKNLESEMQLVSSPFSCSVENAPSDVQMELIDLQSDPLLAEHFRSVSLLEFYSSLKEESFPHMRRHAQRILVLFGSTYVCEQTFSVMKFNKSKHRSSITDEHLSAVLRIATSDIQPDFNALVKAQNRLDYSH